A genomic stretch from Kribbella jejuensis includes:
- a CDS encoding Uma2 family endonuclease — translation MSAVEPIPTGNPWLEPPGAPLTRADLDRMPDDGRRHELVDGVLLVTPAPAIRHQIIAGNLNDVLRRACPAEFLVLFAPVDVVLAADTVLEPDLVVAPRDAFTERDLPGPPLLAVEVLSPSTRRFDVMVKFSRLEAAGCPAYWVVDPDTPSLIAWELQDGAYVQVAKATGDEAAHLTSPFEVTVVPADLLS, via the coding sequence ATGAGTGCTGTGGAACCCATCCCGACCGGCAACCCGTGGCTGGAGCCGCCGGGTGCGCCGCTGACGAGAGCCGATCTCGATCGAATGCCCGATGACGGCCGCCGGCACGAGCTCGTCGACGGAGTGCTGCTCGTGACCCCGGCGCCGGCCATCCGGCACCAGATCATCGCCGGCAACCTCAACGACGTTCTCAGGCGGGCCTGCCCGGCCGAGTTCCTGGTGCTGTTCGCGCCGGTCGACGTGGTGCTGGCGGCGGACACCGTGCTGGAGCCGGATCTCGTGGTCGCTCCGAGGGATGCATTCACCGAGCGTGATCTCCCGGGGCCGCCGCTGCTCGCCGTCGAAGTGTTGTCGCCCAGCACAAGGCGCTTCGACGTGATGGTGAAGTTCTCCCGGCTCGAGGCCGCCGGGTGCCCGGCGTACTGGGTGGTGGATCCCGACACGCCGAGTCTGATCGCCTGGGAACTGCAGGACGGTGCATACGTGCAGGTCGCGAAGGCCACCGGGGACGAGGCGGCGCACCTGACGAGCCCGTTCGAGGTGACGGTGGTGCCTGCGGATCTGCTCTCGTAA
- a CDS encoding phytanoyl-CoA dioxygenase family protein — MTTTEPTAPTTLDDETISAYRRDGVVRIRNIIGRDEAARFAAAALATSERADDNYSGSKIFNQYVNVWQQNDVLKELTLDPRLAAAATALAGVPLRIWHDQLLIKAPHNGAATEFHQDAPYWPHAGSRASLSAWIALVDVPVERGCMTFIPGSQNHQNLRSQDLSDRDDLFRAAPDLRWEERLTIPLQAGDCTFHNAYLAHSATPNLTDDPRIAHVNIYFDAEATYTGAAHVVTDGLGLTVGAPLEHDLFPRV, encoded by the coding sequence ATGACCACCACCGAGCCTACGGCACCTACGACCCTCGACGACGAGACAATTTCCGCCTACCGACGCGACGGCGTGGTGCGGATCCGGAACATCATCGGCCGGGACGAGGCGGCCCGGTTCGCGGCGGCCGCGCTGGCCACCTCGGAGCGTGCCGACGACAACTACAGCGGATCGAAGATCTTCAACCAGTACGTCAACGTCTGGCAGCAGAACGACGTACTCAAGGAGCTCACCCTCGACCCACGTCTCGCAGCCGCGGCGACCGCGCTGGCCGGCGTACCGCTCCGGATCTGGCACGACCAGCTGCTGATCAAGGCACCGCACAACGGCGCCGCGACCGAGTTCCACCAGGACGCGCCGTACTGGCCGCACGCCGGATCGCGCGCCTCGTTGTCCGCCTGGATCGCGCTCGTCGACGTACCGGTGGAGCGTGGCTGCATGACCTTCATCCCGGGCTCGCAGAACCACCAGAACCTGCGCAGTCAGGACCTGTCCGACCGCGACGACCTGTTCCGCGCCGCGCCCGACCTGCGGTGGGAGGAGCGTCTGACGATCCCGCTGCAGGCCGGCGATTGCACCTTCCACAACGCGTACCTAGCGCACTCCGCGACCCCGAACCTCACCGACGACCCGCGGATCGCGCACGTCAACATCTACTTCGACGCGGAGGCGACGTACACCGGCGCCGCCCACGTCGTCACCGACGGCCTCGGCCTCACCGTGGGCGCTCCGCTCGAGCACGACCTGTTCCCGAGGGTTTGA
- a CDS encoding SDR family NAD(P)-dependent oxidoreductase gives MNTNKIALVTGANKGIGKEIARQLGALGFTVLVGSRDAERGAVAAKELVAEGHDAVVLPLEVTSAESVAAAAATVEAAYGRLDVLVNNAAIIPAGDGPVSEVASDVLRSAFETNVIGLVAVTRAFLPLLRKAPAARVVNLSTSLASFAQVGDPDSRMSTVTTLGYNSSKAAANMVTVMLANELRDTGILVNAADPGNCATDMGGWNAPRTPAEGAAVAVTLATLDKNDPTGHVYAEEGRLPW, from the coding sequence ATGAACACGAACAAGATCGCGCTCGTCACGGGCGCCAACAAGGGCATCGGCAAGGAGATCGCGCGGCAGCTGGGAGCGCTCGGGTTCACCGTGCTGGTCGGATCGCGGGACGCCGAGCGTGGAGCGGTCGCGGCGAAGGAACTGGTTGCCGAGGGCCACGATGCGGTCGTGCTGCCGTTGGAGGTGACGTCTGCCGAGTCGGTCGCCGCTGCCGCCGCTACGGTCGAGGCTGCATATGGGCGGCTCGACGTACTGGTGAACAACGCCGCGATCATCCCGGCGGGGGACGGGCCGGTGTCGGAGGTGGCGAGCGACGTACTGCGGTCCGCGTTCGAAACCAATGTGATCGGCCTGGTCGCGGTGACGCGGGCCTTCCTGCCGCTGCTGCGCAAGGCGCCAGCCGCGCGGGTGGTGAACCTCTCGACGTCGCTGGCGTCGTTCGCGCAGGTCGGCGACCCGGACTCACGAATGTCGACGGTGACGACCCTCGGCTACAACTCATCGAAGGCGGCCGCGAACATGGTCACCGTAATGCTCGCCAACGAACTCCGCGACACAGGCATCCTCGTCAACGCCGCCGACCCAGGCAACTGCGCCACCGACATGGGCGGCTGGAACGCCCCCCGCACTCCCGCAGAGGGCGCCGCCGTCGCAGTCACCCTGGCAACCCTCGACAAGAACGACCCAACCGGCCACGTCTACGCAGAAGAAGGCCGCCTACCCTGGTAA
- a CDS encoding VanZ family protein — MTTTTETRSRAGIWVWRIAFVAAVALQLYGVYAPREAGPNLGIPQIDKVAHAFLFGAVAFTGLKAGLPARWLLGALAANAVVSELVQHWFLPQRDGDPFDTLADLAGVALGAWLATVDWLRAPRRTS, encoded by the coding sequence ATGACGACAACGACGGAAACCCGGTCCCGCGCCGGGATCTGGGTCTGGCGGATCGCCTTCGTCGCCGCGGTGGCGCTGCAGCTGTACGGCGTCTACGCGCCGCGCGAGGCCGGTCCGAACCTCGGCATCCCGCAGATCGACAAGGTCGCGCACGCGTTCCTGTTCGGCGCGGTGGCGTTCACCGGGCTGAAGGCCGGCTTGCCCGCGCGCTGGTTGCTCGGGGCACTGGCCGCGAACGCGGTGGTCAGCGAACTCGTGCAGCACTGGTTCCTGCCGCAGCGCGACGGCGACCCGTTCGACACACTCGCGGACCTCGCCGGGGTCGCGCTCGGCGCCTGGCTCGCGACGGTCGACTGGCTGCGCGCACCTCGGCGTACGTCGTGA
- a CDS encoding MFS transporter: MRLLTDIRPLRESADFRRLWIGSTVSQLGQQMTAVTVSIQVYALTHSTFAVGLVGLCSLVPLIVFGLYGGAMADAIDRRTLSLVSSTGLWLLSMVLVLQSHLDWGQVGVLYGVVACQSACFAVNNPARSAIIPRLIRPELLPAANTLSQAAFNLGFTAGPLLGAVVIAWQGFAAAYLVDVITFTAALYALFRLPAVPPTGAVRRAGLRSVLEGFSFLRAAPALLATFLADILAMVFAQPRALFPAVAGAFFGGGVRTVGLLQAAPAIGALIGVIFSGWVTRVRRQGVAIVLAITAYAAAVGLFGLSRTIWLGVALLAMSGAADMVSSAYRNTVLQSAAPDAMRGRLQGVFIVVVAGGPRLGDFVVGTTSSLTSPTVALLGGAAVCITGLLILLARNRPFRAYDSQTRALS, from the coding sequence GTGCGTCTGCTCACCGACATCCGGCCGCTGCGGGAGTCCGCCGACTTCCGCCGGTTGTGGATCGGGTCGACGGTGTCGCAGCTCGGCCAGCAGATGACCGCGGTGACGGTCTCGATCCAGGTGTACGCGCTGACCCACTCGACCTTCGCGGTCGGGCTGGTCGGGCTGTGCTCGCTGGTCCCGCTGATCGTCTTCGGGCTGTACGGCGGCGCGATGGCCGACGCGATCGACCGCCGTACGCTCTCACTCGTCTCCTCGACCGGCCTGTGGCTGCTGTCGATGGTGCTCGTCCTGCAGTCACACCTCGACTGGGGCCAGGTCGGCGTGCTGTACGGCGTGGTCGCCTGTCAGTCGGCGTGCTTCGCGGTGAACAACCCGGCTCGATCCGCGATCATCCCTCGCCTGATCCGGCCCGAACTCCTGCCCGCCGCGAACACGCTCAGCCAGGCCGCGTTCAACCTGGGCTTCACCGCGGGACCGCTGCTCGGCGCCGTCGTGATCGCGTGGCAGGGATTCGCGGCGGCGTACCTGGTCGACGTGATCACGTTCACCGCGGCGCTGTACGCGCTCTTCCGGCTGCCCGCGGTGCCGCCGACCGGAGCGGTACGCCGGGCCGGGCTGCGGTCCGTCCTCGAAGGGTTCTCGTTCCTGCGCGCGGCGCCGGCGTTGCTGGCGACGTTCCTCGCGGACATCCTCGCGATGGTGTTCGCGCAGCCGCGGGCGCTGTTCCCGGCGGTCGCGGGCGCGTTCTTCGGCGGCGGCGTACGGACCGTCGGTCTCCTGCAGGCGGCACCCGCGATCGGGGCGTTGATCGGCGTGATCTTCTCCGGGTGGGTGACCCGGGTACGCCGTCAGGGCGTGGCGATCGTGCTCGCGATCACCGCGTACGCCGCGGCCGTCGGGCTGTTCGGGTTGTCGCGGACGATCTGGCTGGGCGTCGCGCTGCTGGCGATGTCCGGGGCGGCCGACATGGTGAGTTCGGCGTACCGGAACACCGTGCTGCAGTCCGCGGCACCGGACGCGATGCGCGGCCGGCTGCAGGGCGTGTTCATCGTGGTCGTCGCCGGTGGTCCGCGGCTCGGCGACTTCGTCGTCGGTACGACGTCCTCGCTGACC
- a CDS encoding helix-turn-helix transcriptional regulator, whose protein sequence is MHNVLSSEVFPDPRLPVAGERIELVADVAIHSHAFFEIAVVVAGSGTHVSAAGEVPLVPDSVVVIRPGEWHGYINCTALIVRNAYLGPDVFGLLSGALVPGGAGLRAAVHPGVEHAMRVLEADLAEPWTLERLGARVNLAPGYLVRVFGKSVGMSPMAYLNRIRAERAAGLLIETELPVATIGAAVGWHDPSHATRRFRSTFGLSPSQYRAAFRP, encoded by the coding sequence GTGCACAACGTGCTGAGCAGCGAGGTGTTCCCGGATCCACGGCTACCGGTTGCCGGTGAGCGGATCGAACTCGTCGCAGACGTCGCCATCCACAGCCACGCCTTCTTCGAGATCGCCGTGGTCGTCGCCGGCTCCGGGACACACGTGTCAGCGGCGGGTGAGGTCCCGCTGGTGCCGGACTCAGTGGTAGTCATCCGCCCGGGCGAATGGCACGGCTACATCAACTGCACCGCCCTGATCGTCCGCAACGCCTACCTCGGACCGGATGTGTTCGGGCTGCTCTCGGGGGCCCTGGTGCCAGGCGGAGCAGGCCTGCGGGCGGCGGTGCATCCGGGGGTGGAGCATGCGATGCGGGTATTGGAGGCTGACCTGGCCGAGCCGTGGACGCTCGAGCGGTTGGGGGCTCGGGTGAACCTTGCGCCGGGGTACTTGGTTCGGGTGTTCGGGAAGTCCGTCGGGATGTCGCCGATGGCGTACCTCAATCGGATCCGCGCCGAGCGTGCGGCCGGGTTGCTGATCGAGACCGAACTACCGGTCGCGACCATCGGCGCCGCAGTCGGCTGGCACGACCCGAGCCACGCCACCCGCCGGTTCCGCTCAACATTCGGCCTGAGCCCATCCCAGTACCGGGCAGCTTTCAGACCATAG
- a CDS encoding helix-turn-helix transcriptional regulator, whose translation MDREGLAEFLRVRREALQPSDVGLPAGLRRRTPGLRREEVASLATMSTDYYTRLEQARGPRPSRPVLTGLARALRLSDDERAHLFRLAGEQPAPPPGPPSDVRSGVLRMLARLDVPGLVLDAKYDVLAWNPLAAALITDFSALPPRERNLLRLRFLTDRQVELFGEEATREFAREAAADLRAATSTYPDDPELARLVADLRAGSPEFAEIWARHEVGRQQSLCQTIYHPQVGRIDVICEVLVVPERDQRVVLYTAEPGSPSDQAIRLLDVIGTQELTSKP comes from the coding sequence GTGGATCGCGAAGGGCTGGCGGAGTTCCTCCGAGTACGGCGGGAAGCGCTGCAACCGTCCGACGTAGGACTCCCCGCCGGACTGCGCCGCCGTACGCCCGGTCTCCGCCGCGAGGAGGTCGCAAGCCTCGCGACCATGTCGACGGACTACTACACCCGCCTCGAACAGGCCCGCGGTCCGCGCCCGTCCCGCCCGGTCCTCACCGGTCTGGCCCGCGCGCTACGGCTGTCGGATGACGAGCGCGCCCACCTGTTCCGGCTGGCCGGCGAGCAGCCGGCGCCACCACCCGGACCCCCGTCGGACGTGCGTTCCGGAGTACTGCGGATGCTCGCGCGCCTCGACGTACCGGGGCTGGTCCTGGACGCAAAGTACGACGTCCTCGCGTGGAATCCGCTGGCGGCCGCGTTGATCACGGACTTCTCCGCGCTCCCTCCGCGGGAGCGGAACCTGCTGCGGTTGCGGTTCCTGACCGACCGGCAGGTGGAGCTGTTCGGCGAGGAGGCCACGCGGGAGTTCGCCCGCGAGGCGGCGGCCGATCTACGCGCGGCGACCAGCACGTACCCCGACGACCCAGAGCTCGCCCGGTTGGTCGCCGATCTGCGGGCCGGCAGTCCGGAGTTCGCGGAGATCTGGGCACGGCACGAAGTCGGCCGGCAGCAGTCGCTGTGCCAGACGATCTACCACCCGCAGGTCGGCCGGATCGACGTCATCTGTGAGGTGCTCGTGGTGCCCGAACGCGATCAGCGCGTCGTGCTCTATACGGCCGAGCCCGGATCGCCGTCCGATCAGGCGATCCGCCTCCTGGACGTGATCGGCACGCAGGAACTGACCAGCAAACCCTGA
- a CDS encoding DEAD/DEAH box helicase, producing the protein MDSHVPANPAVLPPAYPDRAAWGTASKLRAWQAEALQQYLDTNPRDFLAVATPGAGKTTFALTVAAELLQRRLIERITVVTPTEHLKVQWAEAADRAGIAIDPAFAGRRGKTNKDYQGVAVTYAGVAVNPLAFRVRTERFKTLVILDEVHHGGDALSWGEGVREAFEPATRRLCLTGTPFRSDDNPIPFVTYEEGHDGVARSKADYTYGYGHALRDHVVRPVIFMSYSGEMRWRTKAGDEVAARLGEPLTKDLTAQALRTALDPAGEWMGAVLAAADKRLTEVRRHMPDAGALVISGDQNTARAYAKTLRELTGEAPTVVLSDEKAASKKIAKFSEDNSRWMVAVRMVSEGVDVPRLAVGVYATPTSTPLFFAQAVGRFVRARKRGETASVFVPSVTRLLGFAAEMEVERDHVLGRKNSNDGGDIFALEDDLLKQANQTEGASDELEGNFEALGSDASFDRVVFDGGDYGTGGENASDEELDFLGLPGLLEPDQVRELLHKRQQKSLAAQKKSQRSTSDREDPTPTELATHEQISLLRRELNGLVAAWHHRTGQPHGVIHNELRRKLGGPAAAHASSIQLKERIELIRDWATQRRA; encoded by the coding sequence GTGGATTCGCACGTGCCGGCCAATCCTGCTGTCCTGCCACCGGCCTATCCGGACCGCGCAGCGTGGGGTACCGCGAGCAAGCTGCGAGCCTGGCAGGCCGAGGCGCTTCAGCAGTACCTGGACACCAACCCGCGGGACTTCCTCGCGGTCGCGACGCCGGGCGCCGGTAAGACGACGTTCGCGCTGACCGTGGCCGCCGAGCTGCTGCAGCGGCGGCTGATCGAGCGGATCACCGTGGTGACGCCGACCGAGCACCTCAAGGTGCAGTGGGCCGAGGCGGCGGACCGGGCCGGGATCGCCATCGACCCCGCCTTCGCCGGGCGCCGCGGGAAGACCAACAAGGACTACCAGGGCGTCGCGGTGACGTATGCCGGGGTCGCGGTGAACCCGCTGGCCTTCCGGGTCCGTACCGAGCGGTTCAAGACGCTGGTCATCCTCGACGAGGTGCACCACGGCGGCGACGCGCTGAGCTGGGGTGAGGGCGTCCGCGAGGCGTTCGAGCCCGCCACGCGCCGGCTCTGCCTGACCGGGACACCGTTCCGCAGCGACGACAACCCGATTCCCTTCGTCACGTACGAGGAGGGTCACGACGGCGTCGCCCGGAGCAAGGCGGACTACACCTACGGGTACGGTCATGCCCTCCGCGACCACGTCGTCCGTCCCGTCATCTTCATGTCGTACTCCGGCGAGATGCGCTGGCGGACCAAGGCCGGCGACGAGGTCGCGGCGCGGCTCGGCGAGCCGCTGACCAAGGACCTGACGGCGCAGGCGCTGCGGACCGCGCTCGACCCGGCCGGCGAGTGGATGGGCGCCGTGCTCGCGGCCGCCGACAAGCGGCTGACCGAGGTCCGCCGGCACATGCCGGACGCCGGTGCGCTGGTGATCTCGGGCGACCAGAACACCGCCCGCGCGTACGCCAAGACCCTCCGCGAGCTCACCGGCGAGGCGCCGACGGTCGTCCTGTCCGACGAGAAGGCGGCGAGCAAGAAGATCGCCAAGTTCTCCGAGGACAACTCGCGCTGGATGGTCGCGGTCCGGATGGTGTCCGAGGGTGTCGACGTACCGCGGCTGGCGGTCGGGGTGTACGCGACGCCGACCTCGACGCCGCTGTTCTTCGCGCAGGCCGTCGGGCGGTTCGTCCGGGCCCGCAAGCGCGGTGAGACGGCCTCGGTGTTCGTGCCGTCGGTGACCCGGCTGCTCGGGTTCGCCGCCGAGATGGAGGTCGAGCGCGACCACGTCCTCGGCCGGAAGAACAGCAACGACGGCGGCGACATCTTCGCGCTCGAGGACGACCTGCTGAAGCAGGCGAACCAGACCGAGGGCGCGAGCGACGAGCTCGAGGGCAACTTCGAGGCGCTCGGCTCGGACGCCAGCTTCGACCGCGTGGTGTTCGACGGCGGCGACTACGGCACCGGCGGCGAGAACGCGTCGGACGAGGAGTTGGACTTCCTCGGCCTGCCCGGTCTGCTGGAGCCGGACCAGGTCCGCGAGCTGCTGCACAAGCGGCAGCAGAAGTCGCTGGCCGCGCAGAAGAAGTCGCAACGCTCGACCAGCGATCGCGAGGACCCGACACCGACCGAGCTGGCCACGCACGAGCAGATCTCATTGCTGCGGCGTGAGCTCAACGGCCTGGTCGCTGCCTGGCATCACCGCACCGGTCAGCCGCACGGCGTGATCCACAACGAGCTGCGCCGCAAGCTGGGCGGCCCGGCGGCGGCGCACGCGTCGTCGATCCAGTTGAAGGAACGGATCGAGCTGATCCGCGACTGGGCGACGCAGCGCCGCGCCTGA
- a CDS encoding NUDIX hydrolase family protein, translated as MTSSLQTPDPNPGWLSEFALAETRTRVPILYVEAVPARVDTLGQIEHIGVLLRTSPATGEITRTLVSGRVLHNESIRDALQRNIEKDLGPTAFPRLPATLVPVTVAEYFPFPGMTPLHDPRQHAVALVYVVPVTGECNPRQDALELTWLTPEEALAPSLLNDLEGGRGQLLKQALAWSGATV; from the coding sequence ATGACGTCGTCGCTGCAAACGCCTGACCCGAATCCTGGGTGGCTGTCCGAGTTCGCGTTGGCCGAGACCCGGACGCGGGTTCCGATCCTGTACGTGGAGGCCGTGCCGGCGCGGGTGGACACGCTCGGGCAGATCGAGCACATCGGGGTACTGCTGCGGACCTCGCCCGCGACCGGTGAGATCACCCGCACGCTGGTGTCCGGGCGGGTGCTGCACAACGAGTCGATCCGGGACGCCCTGCAGCGGAACATCGAGAAGGACCTCGGCCCGACGGCGTTCCCCCGGCTGCCCGCGACGCTCGTCCCAGTGACGGTCGCGGAGTACTTCCCGTTCCCCGGCATGACCCCACTACACGACCCCCGGCAGCACGCCGTCGCCCTCGTGTACGTCGTACCGGTCACCGGCGAATGCAACCCCCGCCAGGACGCCCTCGAACTCACCTGGCTAACCCCAGAGGAAGCCCTGGCCCCAAGCCTCCTCAACGACCTAGAGGGCGGCCGAGGCCAACTCCTAAAACAAGCCCTAGCCTGGTCCGGCGCCACCGTCTAA
- a CDS encoding NAD-dependent malic enzyme, with translation MTALPSVSYSITVRLEVPAGGSTVSKLTTAVEQAGGLVTALDVTASGHERLRIDVTCAAADTEHAGRLVEAMRAVPGVEIGRVSDRTFLMHLGGKISMEAKHPIRNRDDLSMIYTPGVARVCLAIAANPDDARRLTIKRNSVAVVTDGSAVLGLGNIGPKAALPVMEGKAALFKRFAGIDAWPLCLDTQDPDEIVSIVKAIAPGFAGINLEDISAPRCFEIEARLREELDIPVFHDDQHGTAVVVLAALYNALRVVGKDISNVRVVLSGAGAAGTAILKLLLAAGVKDTCVADIGGVIHPDRDGLSPELRWIAENTNAAKYSGDLKGALSGADVFIGVSAPNILDGADIATMNEDAIVFALANPTPEVDPTEAGEHAAVVATGRSDYPNQINNVLVFPGVFRGLLDAQSSKVSVDMELAAARALAGVVTDEELNATYIVPSVFHPEVHTRVAHAVRDAAGGKAPAHENFPDDAPAL, from the coding sequence GTGACTGCATTGCCGAGTGTTTCGTACTCCATCACCGTTCGCCTCGAGGTGCCCGCGGGTGGCTCGACGGTGAGCAAGCTGACGACCGCGGTCGAGCAGGCCGGCGGTCTGGTCACCGCGCTCGACGTGACCGCGTCCGGCCACGAGCGGCTGCGGATCGACGTCACCTGTGCCGCGGCCGACACCGAGCACGCCGGCCGCCTGGTCGAGGCGATGCGCGCCGTACCGGGCGTCGAGATCGGCCGGGTCTCGGACCGGACGTTCCTGATGCACCTCGGCGGCAAGATCTCGATGGAGGCCAAGCACCCGATCCGCAACCGCGACGACCTCTCGATGATCTACACCCCGGGCGTCGCGCGGGTCTGCCTGGCGATCGCGGCCAACCCGGACGACGCCCGCCGGCTGACGATCAAGCGCAACAGCGTCGCGGTCGTCACCGACGGCTCGGCGGTGCTCGGTCTCGGCAACATCGGCCCGAAGGCCGCGCTGCCGGTGATGGAGGGCAAGGCCGCGCTCTTCAAGCGGTTCGCCGGAATCGACGCCTGGCCGTTGTGCCTGGACACCCAGGACCCGGACGAGATCGTCTCGATCGTGAAGGCAATCGCGCCGGGCTTCGCGGGCATCAACCTGGAGGACATCTCCGCGCCGCGCTGCTTCGAGATCGAGGCGCGGCTGCGCGAGGAACTCGACATCCCGGTCTTCCACGACGACCAGCACGGTACGGCGGTGGTCGTGCTGGCGGCGCTGTACAACGCGTTGCGCGTGGTCGGCAAGGACATCAGCAACGTCCGTGTAGTGCTGTCCGGTGCCGGCGCGGCCGGTACGGCGATCCTCAAGCTGCTGCTCGCCGCCGGGGTCAAGGACACGTGCGTCGCGGACATCGGCGGGGTCATCCACCCGGACCGCGACGGCCTGTCGCCGGAGCTGCGCTGGATCGCGGAGAACACCAACGCGGCCAAGTACAGCGGCGACCTGAAGGGTGCGCTCTCCGGTGCCGACGTGTTCATCGGTGTCTCCGCGCCGAACATCCTGGACGGCGCGGACATCGCCACGATGAACGAGGACGCGATTGTGTTCGCGCTGGCGAACCCGACGCCCGAGGTCGACCCGACCGAGGCCGGCGAGCACGCGGCCGTGGTGGCCACCGGCCGGAGCGACTACCCGAACCAGATCAACAACGTGCTGGTCTTCCCGGGCGTCTTCCGTGGTCTGCTCGACGCACAGTCCTCGAAGGTCTCGGTCGACATGGAGCTGGCCGCCGCGCGAGCGCTGGCCGGCGTGGTCACCGACGAGGAGCTGAACGCGACGTACATCGTGCCCAGCGTCTTCCACCCGGAGGTGCACACCCGGGTCGCGCACGCGGTCCGGGACGCGGCCGGCGGCAAGGCACCGGCGCACGAGAACTTCCCGGACGACGCGCCGGCGCTGTGA
- a CDS encoding YqgE/AlgH family protein — translation MTVSTLTGSLLVATPLLDEPPFRRSVILLLDHDDDGALGVVVNRAADLSVDRVLPNWSSAVDEPGVLFMGGPVGTDSALAVAEVAGDINPPGWRECFGRIGLVDLDVPPELLAGAITRMRIFAGYAGWSSGQLEGEIAEGAWYVVESEPADVFGHDPDTLWRRVLRRQTDQMAYVSTYPDDPSQN, via the coding sequence ATGACGGTCTCGACCCTGACCGGTTCGCTGCTGGTGGCGACCCCGTTGCTCGACGAGCCGCCGTTCCGCCGGTCGGTGATCCTGCTGCTGGACCACGACGACGACGGCGCGCTCGGGGTGGTGGTGAACCGTGCCGCAGACCTGTCCGTGGACCGGGTGCTGCCGAACTGGTCGTCGGCCGTCGACGAACCGGGCGTGCTGTTCATGGGCGGCCCGGTCGGTACCGACAGCGCGCTCGCGGTTGCCGAGGTGGCCGGCGACATCAACCCGCCGGGCTGGCGGGAGTGCTTCGGGCGGATCGGGCTGGTCGACCTCGACGTACCGCCGGAGCTGCTCGCGGGCGCGATCACCCGGATGCGGATCTTCGCCGGGTACGCCGGCTGGTCCAGCGGGCAGCTGGAGGGCGAGATCGCCGAGGGCGCCTGGTACGTCGTGGAGTCCGAACCGGCGGACGTGTTCGGCCACGACCCGGACACGCTCTGGCGACGGGTGCTCCGCCGCCAGACCGACCAGATGGCCTACGTGTCGACGTACCCGGACGACCCGTCCCAGAACTGA
- a CDS encoding DUF3039 domain-containing protein gives MSTQLTPGAETVVDERAQTAPAEPGDHERFSHYVPKDKLTEAMVMGTPVVALCGKVWVPSRDPQRFPVCPECKEIWDSLNPGDDDGDE, from the coding sequence ATGAGTACTCAGCTGACCCCCGGCGCGGAGACGGTTGTCGACGAGCGGGCCCAGACGGCGCCGGCGGAGCCTGGTGATCACGAGCGGTTCTCGCACTACGTGCCGAAGGACAAGCTGACCGAGGCGATGGTGATGGGCACGCCGGTGGTCGCGCTCTGCGGCAAGGTGTGGGTGCCCAGCCGCGACCCGCAGCGGTTCCCGGTCTGCCCCGAGTGCAAGGAGATCTGGGACTCGCTCAACCCGGGCGACGACGACGGCGACGAGTAG